In the genome of Terribacillus sp. FSL K6-0262, one region contains:
- a CDS encoding DUF1343 domain-containing protein yields MILLLALSAFPAEKEVAAHKRKKDSKVTPGVEVLLDDQKELLKDKKVGLITNPTGIDSKMNSIVDLLHEDPDIELTALFGPEHGVRGDAQAGEYVESYIDEKTGLPVYSLYGQTRKPTPEMLKNVEVLVFDIQDVGTRYYTYIYTMAYAMEAAKENNIPIVVLDRPNPLGGLSVDGPVLEPDFSSFVGMYPIPTKHGMTVGELASFFNEEFNIGADLRVVKMKGWKRSMDFEDTGLPFVLPSPNMPTVSTTFVYPATGLIEGTNLSEGRGTTKPFELIGAPFISSTDLASELNALSLPGVTFRAASFTPTSSKHAGKLSHGVEIYVTDRAAFDAVTTGLHIIKTIHDMYPDDFEFLSNNFFDKLIGNDWVRTMILEGASVTEITKEYQKELYEFIKVRKEYLIYK; encoded by the coding sequence ATGATTCTGCTGCTGGCTTTAAGTGCTTTTCCTGCGGAAAAAGAGGTTGCTGCCCATAAGAGGAAGAAAGATAGTAAAGTAACGCCTGGTGTTGAGGTCCTTTTAGATGATCAGAAAGAACTTTTAAAAGACAAAAAAGTTGGCTTAATTACCAATCCGACCGGTATCGACTCAAAAATGAACAGCATTGTTGATCTGCTGCACGAAGATCCTGATATCGAACTGACAGCTTTATTCGGTCCCGAGCATGGCGTACGCGGTGATGCTCAGGCAGGGGAATATGTTGAATCTTATATTGACGAAAAAACAGGACTACCTGTATACAGCCTCTACGGACAAACAAGAAAACCAACACCTGAAATGCTCAAAAACGTAGAAGTGCTAGTCTTTGATATTCAGGACGTCGGCACACGGTACTACACATACATCTACACGATGGCTTATGCCATGGAAGCAGCAAAAGAAAACAACATTCCCATTGTCGTGCTTGACCGTCCGAATCCTCTAGGCGGACTTTCAGTTGATGGTCCTGTACTCGAGCCTGATTTCTCTTCCTTTGTAGGGATGTATCCAATTCCAACAAAGCACGGTATGACAGTCGGAGAGCTTGCTTCCTTCTTCAACGAAGAATTCAATATTGGAGCAGATTTGAGAGTCGTCAAAATGAAAGGCTGGAAGCGGTCCATGGATTTCGAAGACACAGGACTTCCATTTGTCCTGCCGTCACCAAATATGCCAACAGTTTCAACAACATTTGTTTATCCTGCAACCGGTCTGATTGAAGGAACAAACCTGTCAGAAGGGCGGGGAACAACCAAGCCATTTGAACTGATCGGTGCACCTTTCATCAGCAGCACGGATCTTGCTTCAGAATTGAATGCACTTAGTCTGCCAGGCGTGACATTCAGGGCGGCATCCTTTACACCGACATCTTCTAAACATGCTGGAAAACTTAGCCATGGTGTTGAAATATATGTAACAGACCGCGCTGCATTCGATGCGGTAACTACAGGACTTCACATCATTAAAACAATTCACGACATGTATCCAGACGATTTCGAATTTCTTTCAAACAACTTCTTTGATAAATTGATTGGAAACGATTGGGTCAGAACAATGATTCTAGAAGGAGCCTCCGTTACCGAAATCACGAAAGAATATCAGAAAGAACTATATGAATTTATAAAGGTAAGAAAAGAGTACTTAATTTATAAGTAA